The genomic stretch TGCGCATCGGCAAGGCGGGTTTCCATATCCTCGAAATAAGTTCCGAGTTCAGCCGGAATGTCGTGATTGCGATAGCGTTCGCGAACCCGGTCGAGATCCTCGGGCCGGCATTGCTGGGTGACCTGCAGGCGCTGGCGCAGCGCAGGCTGGAGCATGGCGAGGCCGTCGGGGACGACTTCGGACAGAACGCTGGCACCCTGGCTACCGCCCGTCACGAGCACGCGCAGGATGCCATCTTCGGTAAACGGCGGGAAATCCTCGTCGCGCAAGGTAAGCACCTCTGCCCGGACGGGGTTTCCGACCAGGTCCACCTTGATGCGTTGCTTTTCCTTCAGGCGCGCTACGTCGGGATAGCTGGTCGCGATGGCCTGGACCTTGCCCGCCATCAACCGGTTCACCCGGCCCAGAACCGCGTTCTGTTCGTGCACCACTGTCGGAATTTCCGCCGAGGTCGAGGCAAGCATTGCCGGAAGCGCGGGATAGCCGCCGAAGCCGACGACCGCGGAAGGCTGGAAGGTTTCGAACAGCCGCAGCGCCATTGAACGGCCTTCGAGCACTGCGCGGATACCGCCGATCCAGTGAAGCGGGTTCTTGCCGAAGCGGCCAGCTGGCAGGACATGGGCAGGCAGGAAGTCCGGCTTGCCCGGAATATTCGCCCCGCGTTCGTCGGTAATCAGCGCGACGTGGTGTCCGCGCCGCTCAAGCTCTGTCGCGAGCGCAAAGGCCGGGATCAGGTGTCCGCCCGTACCGCCCGCTGCAAGAACATAGTGCCGGCCTGCGCGGCTTTGAACATCGCCGCTCATGCAGCTTCCTCCTTCTGCCCCAGCATCTCGAACAGGCCGGGGGTTTCCCGCTGCAGGTAGGGGTTGCGACGCGTTATCGCCAGCAGCAGCCCCACGGTGAGTGCAACGGCGATGGTGGAGGAGCCGCCATAGCTCACCAGCGGCAAGGTCATGCCCTTCGACGGGAAAAGCTGAAGGTTGACGAGAATATTGATGAATGCCTGACCGCCGATTTGCGTGATCAGTCCTGCGCCTGCGAGCAGCACGAACAAATTATCCTCGTCAGCGAGGCGGACCAGAACGCGCAACAGGATCGCGAGGTAAAGCAGCACGACCAATGCGCAAATCAGCAGTCCGAATTCTTCGCCAATGACCGAGAAGATGTAGTCGGTGTGCGCTTCGGGCAGGTTCATCTTGCGGATGCCGAGCCACAGGCCCGTGCCGGTCCAACCGCCAGCGAGCAGCGTGCGTTCTGCGAGGTCGACCTGGTCGAAAGCGGTCCCACCGCCAAGGAAGCTGTCGATGCGATGCCGCGCGTTGTCATACAGGAAGTATGCCGCCGTCAGGCCGACAACGCCCACGCCGACGAGCGCACTGATCCGCTGGACCGATACGCCGGACAGCAGGATCAGCACGAACCAGACCCCGCCGAACAGCAGTGTATCGCCGAGGTTCGGCTGTATCATCAGCAGGGCGGCGACCAGCGCCATGACCCCGCTAGCCGCGCCAAGCACGGGCAGGTTCTGGTCGCGCAAGCGCCACGCCAAAATCCACGACAGCAGGATCGCGAAACCGGGCTTGAGAAATTCGGAAGGCTGGAAGCGCATGCCGAGATTGATCCAGCGCTTCGACCCGTTCACCTCTGTGCCAATAACCGGCACGAGGAACAGCGCGCCCAGCATCGCTGCCGCCAGCAGGATGCCCAACCTGCGGGCATTCTCGCGCGAGAGCATGGACGCAGCCAGCATCGTGCCGATGCCCAGCGTCTGCCAGACGAGGTGCTGCTTCAGGAACATGAATTCATCGAGCCTGACCGCCGAAGTCGACAGGCGTTCGGCGCTCGCCGGCGATGCAGCGGCCACGGCAGCCGTACCGATCGCCATCAGTATTCCGATCAACAGCAGCACGACCTTGTCGATTTCACGCCACCAGATCCGCAGCTCGTCCTTCCACGGACCGCGGACACGGTCCTGCGAAAGGCTGAAGCCCTTGCGATTGGGGATATAGGGGCGCGGCGAACTCATGCCTCGTCTCCCTTGCCCAGGGCTGCCTGAACTCCGGCTGGCGCATCCACCAGCGCGGCGACGACTTGCGCGAAATATTCGCCGCGTTTTTCGTAGTCGCGGAACTGGTCGAAGCTGGCGCAGGCAGGCGAAAGCAGCACGACATCGCCGGGCTGCGCCGCCTCCATCGCATCCTTCACCGCTTCGCACAGCAGTTCGGACCGCGTCACTTTCATGCGCGGTTCGAGCAATTCGGCAAAACGCGGACCCGCTTCGCCGATAGTATAGGCAGCAGCGACATTGCCGAGGTGCTGTTCGCACGGGCCGAGCCCGTCTTCCTTAGGCAATCCGCCGACGATCCAGTGGATGCGCGGGCGGCCGTTCTCGGGCGGATAGGCGGCCAGGGCAGGCGCAGTGCTGTCTGTGTTGGTCGCCTTGCTGTCGTTGACGAACAGCACGCCGTTGTGTGTGGCGACACGCTCCATCCGGTGCGGAAGACCGGCGAAGGACTGGAATGCGTCTTCGATGACTGCCCGATCGACGCCAAGAGCCTGGCAAACGGCAGCCGCAGCCCCTGCATTCTGGGCATTGTGCGGACCTTGCAGCGTCGGCGCGGTGGTCACGAGCGGTTCTGCAAACTGCGGCGGACGATTTTCATCACGCAATGTGTCGGCAATGGCGGCGGTAAAGTCATCTTCACCCGCAAAGACTTTCGCATGCTCTTCCGACTGCATGTCGAACAGCCGCGCCTTGCTCATCGCATATTTCTCGAAACTGCCGTCGTAGCGGTCGAGATGGTCGGGCGTGATGTTGAGCAGCACCGCGACGTCGCAATCGAGGCTTAAGGTCAGGTCGATCTGGTAGCTCGACAGCTCGAGCACATAGACGCCGCCTGCCGGAAGTGGCGGCTGGCCCAGGATCGGCAGGCCGATGTTCCCGCCCATCGTGGTCGGCACGCCAGCCTCTTTCAGAATATGATGAACCAGCGCGGTCGTCGTGCTCTTGCCGTTGGTGCCGGTGATGCCGACAACCTTGTGAGAAGGGAGCGAAGGCCGCGCGAGAGCGAACAGTTCGATGTCGCCGATCACCGGCACGCCGAATTTCGCTGCATGGGCGCTGATCGGATGCGTGTTGAGCGGCACGCCCGGGGAAACCACGACACCGTCGAAACCCGTCAGGTCGCTTTCGAGCGGATCGGCGAGCGTCACCCGCCCTTCGAACGGCGCGCGGGCATTGTCCTGCCGGTCCCATGCAACGACGCTGGCACCGCTGGCCAGCAATGCTTCGACCGTTGCCGCGCCGGATCGCGCGAGCCCGAGGACCGCGTACTTCTTTCCGGCGAAGGCGGTAGAGGTGATCACCTGTCAGATCACCTCAGTTTCAGTGTGGCGAGGCCGATCAGAGCCAGGACGATGGAGATGATCCAGAACCGGATGACGACCTTGCTTTCGCTCCACCCCATCTGCTCGAAATGGTGGTGGATAGGCGCCATGCGGAAGATGCGCTTGCCGGTCCGCTTGAACCAGAAGACCTGGATGATGACGCTTGCGGTTTCGGCCACGAACAGCCCGCCGACGATCAGCAGAACGATTTCGTGATGGCTCGCAACGGCGACTGCACCGAGTGCGCCGCCCAGCGCGAGGCTGCCGGTATCGCCCATGAAGACCGCTGCCGGCGGGGCGTTGAACCACAGGAAGGCGAGCCCCCCGCCCATGATGGCAGCACAGAAGATCGCGAGTTCACCGGCACCCGGAACATGCGGAATGCCGAGATAGCTCGAAAAGTCGGCACGGCCAGCGAGGTAGGAAATGATCGCGAAAGTGCCCGCAGCGATAATCACCGGCATGATCGCCAACCCGTCCAGCCCGTCGGTCAGGTTTACCGCATTGCCGAACCCGACGATCAGCGTGGCGGCGAACAGGTAATAGAACGGGCCCAGCGGTATCGCGCGGTCGGATACGAACGGGACGTAGAGATAGGTGTTGATCTGGCCGACGATGATCCATGCAGCAACGCCAGCCACGGCGAATTCCAGCAGCAGGCGGACCTTGCCCGAAACGCCCTTGTGGCTCGCCTTGGTCACCTTGTCGTAATCGTCGAGGAAACCGATGATGCCAAAGCCGACCGTCACGGCGAGGCACGCCCAGACGAACGGATTCTTCAAGTCCATCCACAACAGCAGAGAGAACGAGAGGGCAATCAGGATCATCAGCCCGCCCATCGTGGGCGTACCGCGTTTGGCCAGATGCGATTGGGGGCCGTCCTCGCGGATCGGCTGCCCCTTGCCCTGGCGCACACGCAACAGATTGATGAAACGCGGTCCGATGATGAGGCCGAAGATCAGCGCTGTCATCAACGTCGCGCCAGCGCGAAAGGTCTGGTAGCGTATTAGGTTGAAAACGCCTTCAAAACCCAGCCACTCGGCGATCAGATAAAGCATTCAGTCGTCCCGGCCGTTATCCGTCACGGCCTGAAAAGTGTGCCACCAGCCTGCCCAGGCCGATGGAGTTGGAGCCTTTGACGAGAATGGCATCGCCGGACGCAATGCCAAAATCGTCAAGCGCAGCAATCGCCTGCTCAGGTGTATCGCAATGGGCGAAGCTACCCGGGTTGCCAAGCAATATGCCGCCCTGTTTCCCCAGTTCCCGTGCCAGGCTCCGCATCTCTTCGCCAACCATGATGACATGGTCGATCTTTGCATCGACCAGAGGCTCGATCAGCTGGGCATGGAAACTGGGTGCGAAATCGCCCAGTTCCTTCATGCTGCCGAGCACGGCAATGCGGCGCATCGCGGGCGTCTGGCCCAGCTGGCGCAAGGTGGCCCGCATGCTGGCAGGATTGGCATTGTAGCTTTCGTCGATCAGCAGCGCCTTGCCGCCGGGTGCCGGAATGCTGTGGCGCGCCCCGCGCCCCTTCAGCCCGCCCATTTCGGCAAGTGCCAGGCCGGCAGAACCGAGATCGCCGCCTGCCGCGCGAACGGCTGCCATCACGGCCAGCGAATTGGTGATCCAGTGTTCGCCCGGCTCTGCCACCGAATAGCACAGGCGCGTATCGCCAAGATCAGCCGTGACGAGCGAGCCGCCATTGGCCGAAGGGATCGCATCGAGCAGACGCACGTCGGCGAATTCTGCACGACCGAAGGAAACGGTCGTGGCATTGTGCCGTTCTGCCGCTTCCTTCAGCCGGGCGTAATGGGGGCTGTCTGCAGGGATGATCGCGACACCGCCGGGCTCTAGCCCCCCGAAAATTTCCGCCTTTGCATCGGCGATGGCCTCTTCACTGCCCAGGTTCTCGATATGGGCAGGCGCGATCGTGGTGATGACCGCGACATTGGGCCGGACATGCTTCGTCAGCACGTCGATCTCGCCAGCATGGTTCATGCCCATTTCGAACACGCCGAACTTGGAACGTGCGGGCATGCGTGCCAGCGTCAAGGGGACGCCGACATGGTTGTTGTAGCTGCGGATACTGCGATGGGTCGCGCCCCGGCTCGACCGGTCGAGCGCGGCAAAGATCGCTTCCTTCACACCGGTTTTGCCGACCGATCCCGTCACCCCGATGCGGACGGCAGAGGCGCGCTCGCGTGCGGCGTGGGCAAGGGCATGGAGCGCCTTGGTCGTGTCTTCGACGAGGATGTGCGGGAAATCCACCGGCCGATCGACGATTGCAGCGACCGCACCGTTTTCGAATGCCTTTGCGATGAACTTGTGGCCATCCATCGCTTCGCCTTTCAGCGCGACGAACAGATCACCCCCGCGCACATCGCGCGAATCCATTTCGACACCGGAAACCTGGAAATCGTGGCTGGCCGTGCCGCCGGTTGCAGCTGCGATTTCTCGCGCGCTCCACAGCACCAGCGGCAGGCTGTCGCGCGCATCGACCGGCCACGCCTTCAGGGCAGCATGCGCCATCACGCCTGCACCCCTTGTGCAGCGCACTGGCGCGCCACTTCAACATCGTCGAACGGCAAGACCCGCATGTTTTCTCCCGACCCGATTATCTGACCTTGTTCGTGTCCCTTGCCCGCAACAAGCACGATGTCGTGCGGGCCTGCCTCCGAAATCGCTGCCGCGATTGCGGCGCGCCTGTCACCGATATCGCGGGCGTTTTCACCCGCTCCTGCGAGGACCTGTGCGCGGATCGCGGCAGGATCCTCTCCACGGGGATTGTCGTCCGTGACGATCACCACATCCGAATGTTCGGATGCCGCCCTGCCCATGGGTTCGCGCTTGCCCTGGTCGCGGTCGCCGCCCGCACCGAATACGGTGATCAGCCTGCCTCCGCGTTCGGTTTCGACATGGGGCCGCAGCGCCGCAATCGCCGCTTCGAGCGCGTCCGGCGTGTGGGCATAGTCGATGTAGATCGGGGCGCCGCTGGCGCTGATCGCGGCCCGCTCAAGTCGGCCGCGCACCGGTTGCAGCCTGCCCACTGCATCGAACACCTGCGATGCGGACTTGCCCGTCGCCATGGCGAGCCCCGCGGAAACCAGCGCGTTTGCGACTTGGTAGGCACCGATCAGCGGCAGCCGTAGCTTGCGTGTTTCGCCTTCGAACTCGATTTCGAGATCCTGGCCCAATTGCGTCGGTGTACGGGCGGCGAGGCGGATGTATTCGCCCCGCTCGCCCACCGTGAGCACGCGCAGCGCCCGCTTTTGCGCATGCTCGATGGCGCGGCGAGTCCACTCGCTATTTTCCTCGCCATGCCAGATGATTGCGGTTCCGCCGTCGTCGACGACCTCGTCGAAAAGGCGCATCTTGGCCGCGAAGTAATCCTCCATATCCTTGTGGTAATCGAGGTGGTCGCGGCTGAAGTTCGTGAAAGCGGCAGCGCGGACGGGGACGCCTTCGTTGCGATATTGCGAAAGTCCGTGGCTCGACGCTTCATAGGCAACATGGCTGACGCCTTCGCGCGCAAGTCCGCTCATGTTCGACAGGAAGGTCACGATGTCTGGCGTGGTAAGGCCGGTCGACACGCTTTCGTCGGGGGTCGTCACACCGAGCGTGCCGATACTGGCCGCGCGTTCGCCGCACATCCGCCAGATCTGCCGGGTCATTTCCACTGTCGAGGTCTTGCCGTTGGTGCCGGTGACCGCGACGATGCATTCGGGAACGGGGGTAAAGAACTTGGCCGCGAGCCGGGCGAATGCGCGGCGCGGTTCGTCCTCTGCAATATGGATCGCGCCTTCGACACTGGCTTCCGGGCGGGCGACTACGGCTACGGCGCCAGCCTCGATCGCAGCGGGAATGAAATCCTCGGCGTTGAAACGCGCACCGCGGAAGGCGCCGAAAACGGTTCCGGGCGCAATCTTGCGGTGGTCGATCGCAAAGCCGGTTACTTCGGCATCGCTTCCTGACGGCAATGAAATCGCAGCCTGATCTGCCAGTACGCCAAGCTTCACTTGCGCGCCTCCGGGATCAGGGGTTTCAGGTCCGAAATATCGACATCGCGCGTGTTATCCGGCCGGACACCCAGGATCGGCCCGATGCGGGGCACGAGGCGCCCGACGATCGGAGCCGCGTTCCATGCTGCCGTACGCTGGAAAGAGCTGGCCACGGTTCCGCGCGGTTCGTCGAGCATGGCGATGACGACATAGCGCGGGCGGTCCATCGGGAATGCCGCAGCAAAGGTCGAGACCAGCGAGCTCTTCTTGTAACCGTTTGCGCCCGGCTTTTCCGCCGAACCCGTCTTGCCGCCGACCCTGTAGCCCGGAGCATTAGCGTTGCGACCGGTGCCATAGACGGCGATCATGCGGAGCAGCTGGCGCATGCGCGAAGAGGTCGAAGCCTTGAACACGCGGCGACCGCGCGGGGCCTTGCCCGGCTCGATCTTGTGCATCGTCGCCGGACGCCAGATCCCGCCATTGACCATCGCAGCATAGGCGCTGGCGAGGTGGAGCGGCGTGACGGCAATACCGTGACCATAGCTGACCGTCATGTTGCGCAAGCGCGGCCAGTCTTCACCCGGCCAGATCGGAAATCCGCGGGCGGGCAGTTCGATGTAAGGGCGCTCGTTCATCCCCAGGTCGATCATCGTCTGGCGCAGGCGCTCTGGGCCCAGCTCGTCGGCGACACGGGCAGTGACGGTATTGGACGAGTGGATCAGCGCTTCGGGCACATTCAGGCTCGAGCCCATGAAGTGGCTGTCCTTGATGCTGAAACGCCCGACCTTGACCGGTTCCGCATTCCAGCGCTTGCTGAAATCGCGCACGACACCGGCATCGATCGCGGCCGCGACAGACAGCGGCTTGAAGGTGGAACCTAGTTCGTAAACCTGGTTCGTCACCCGGTTGAACATGTATTTCTCGCCCTGCTCGTCGATCCGGTTGGGGTCGAATTCGGGCAGGGATGCGAGCGCAAGGACTTCTCCGGTGTCGACGTCGAGGACGATACCGGCAGCGCCCATTGCGCTGACCGCCAGCATGCCGCGGCGAAGTTCGTCTTCGAGGGCACCCTGCACGCGCACGTCGATCGAAAGCGGTATGCTGTCGCCGCGCAGCGCCGGATCGTTCAGCTGCTTGTCCAGCACCTGTTCCATGCCCACACGGCCGTGTCCGTCAGCAGCAACATAGCCGAGCACGTGTGCACCCATCGAACCTTGCGGATAATGGCGATCGGTCTCGCGCGGCATTTCGAGCGCGAGTTCGCCGATTTCCTGCACCCGGTTCGCTTCTTCGGGAAGCACGCGGCGGCGGATATAGCCCGCGCGGCCCGATGCGAGGCGCGAGGCAAGTTCAGCCTCGTCGAGCGAAGGGAAGATGGAAACGAGTTCGCTTGCGACCTGTTGCGGCGATTTTACCAGCGGCGTGCCTTCATCGCCCAAAGCCTTGGGATTGTACCACAGCGCATAGGCGGGAAAGGCGCGGGCCAGCGGCTGGCCGTTGCGGTCGGTAATTTCGCCGCGCGGCGGCAGCAGCGCGTCTTCGAGCGACGTGCGTGACGGGGCGCGGTCGGCGAAACCGAGATAGAAGATGCGCATGATCGCGACCAGAGCGACAAGTGCGAAAACCAGCGCGACCCACAGGGCGCGCCAGCGCGCCATGGTCAGCGACTGGCGCCGGAAAGTTACCAGTTGAACCCTGCCAGCCTGGATTGCCGCGCTGGCCGTCAAGGCATTCATTCGCGGACCTCTGCGGCGAGGACCGTGCGGGCATTGGCGGTTCCGACCGGGGTCGCTTCGGACAGCAGGTCGGCAAAGGCACCGGCAAAGCCCTGACCTTCCTCTACCTGGCGGGCGACGGCCAATTCGACCGGCTTGCCGGTGACCGGCGAAACCATGCGTGGTGCATCGCTATCGGCACTTGCGAGCTCTGCACGGGCGACGCGGATCGGTGTCGGCGCACCCGGACCGCGCGGCGAACCGAGGCTGGCGAGTTGGCGTTCGTTTTCGAGATACTGGTCGGCACGCGGAGCTTCGTATCCGAACTCGACAGCGTTCCAGTTGGCGAGCTGGCGCTGGCTGGCACGGGCCTGGAATTCGGTTTCGAGCTCGAGTGTCTCGCGCTTCAGCGCGATGATCTCACGCTCGGCAAGCTGCACCTCGCTCTTCACCGCATGGACCCGGAAGCTGAGCGCCAGGAACAGGCCGAAACACGCCATCAGCGCAGCGGCCCAGCCGATCTGGCGAAGACGACTACCCGAAATGATCATGCCGCCTCCTTCCGTGCGGGCGCTGCGGTGCGCACTGCGTGGCGCAGCGTCGAGGAACGCGCGCGCGGGTTGCGATCGATTTCCGCCTGCGAGGGGCGAATGGCTTTCGAGACATGCTCGAACGCGGCCGGATCGGTTTCGACCTGCGGCATGTGGCGCGATCCGCCACCCCGCTGCGAGGCATCGCGCAGGAAACGCTTCACGATCCGGTCTTCGAGGCTGTGGAAGCTGACGACAGCAAGACGTCCGCCGGCACGCAGCATCTGTTCGGCGGCAGAAAGGCCGGTGCGCAGTTCGCCCAGCTCGTCATTCACATGGATGCGGATCGCCTGGAAGCTGCGGGTCGCCGGATCTTTCTTGTCGGTCGGCTTGTGACCCAGCGCCTTGCGCACCACGCGGGCAAGGTCGCCGGTCGTTTCGAGCGGACGAGCGGCGACGATAGCGCGCGCGACGCGGCGCGACTGGCGTTCCTCGCCATATTCGTAGAGCACATCGGCGATTTCGTCGGCATCGGCGCTGTTCACGAAATCGGCAGCCGTCATGCCCTCGCCGCTCATGCGCATGTCGAGCGGACCATCGGCAGAAAATGCGAAACCGCGTTCGGCCTGGTCGAGCTGCATCGAGCTGACGCCAATGTCCATCGCAACGCCATCGACCTGTGCAACACCTGCCTCGGCAAGCGAGTCGACCATTTCCGAAAAACGCCGCGGATGGAGCACAAGGCGCGGAGGGGTGGAACGCGCCTCTGTCCATCCGCGGCCTTCGGCGATCGCGGATGGGTCGCGATCGAAGGCGTGAACGGTTGCGCCGCGGTCGAGCAGCGCGCGGGTATAGCCGCCGGCACCGAAAGTGGCGTCGACGATGACGTCGCCCGGTTTGGGATCGAGCGCCTGGATGACTTCATCGAGCAGGACAGGAATATGGGGTGCGTCGCCGGTCACTTGGACGCTCCCTTCTTCTGGCCCTTGGCATTGGCTTCCGCGACGAGGTTGGCGCAGGCGGCCTGCGCGCTTTCCCAGTCCTTGCCCATGGCTTCCAGCTCGGCCGGGTTCCAGATCGTGAAGAAGCGTCCGGCGCCTTGGAAATAGAGTCCGTCCTCGACATTGGCGAGCGAGCGGAGATGGTCGGGCATGATGAAACGGCCGCTGTCGTCGAAGGGGATTTCGACGAAACCGAACAGCTGCATCGCGCGCATGTCGCGGTCGAAATCCAGCTGCATGCGGATGGCGCGCTCTTCCTCGCGGTCGAGCTGCGCGTCGAGTTCGCTCTTGCGGGACAGGCCGAAGCCGACGAGGCAGTTCCAGCGTTCGTGCTTGGCAAGGCAGAGGACGCGGCCGTCGGAGCTTTCCTTCACGGCCTTGCGGAACAGGGGAGGCAGCACAAAGCGGCTCTTATCGCCTGCAGGCGAATAAGCTTGTCCGCTGTACCCTCCGAAAGACACTTCCCCGGTCTCCACCCCGTACCGGCCCCTGGCCGGAATTTCCCCTGTCGCAGACATGACTTCCCCGCGGCCGCCAGCGCACAAGGGCGGGCAGCGCACCCAGCTTTCGCTTGGACACCACGACAAACTTCATGTCCGATGGAGAGCCGTCATATCGCGGGCATGGCGGGGATGGAAGGGAATTTTACGGGATTATGCGGGATAAGATGGTAAATAACTGATTTACATATGTTTTAAGTATGTCTGATTTAACCTCACAACATGGACCGAGATTGAGAATAACCCCGCAATAGGCTGAAATATGATGGAAATCGGGTTCGACTCGCCGTTTTCGAGTCGATTTCCCGCAAAATCCCTGATTGACGATTCCGCCGATCGAAAGCGTCAGCCGAATGCTGCGTCGAGCAGGGCGAGGATCGTGTCGTCGCCAACTCCCTCGCTGCCCGGTTGTTCGAACATCGCGGCATCCGCAACGATGGTCGCCCGCCCTTTGCCGACTGTGCAAACCGCCACGACGCCGCCAGGCTTGATCGTGCAATCCGCCCTGCCCTCATCGCCGTCTTCGCCGAACGGGAGGAGTTCGCCGGCCATGACGGTCGGTATCTGGTCACCGACAGCATCGACCATACGAACGTCGAATGACTGGCTGTCGTCATATTGCATCATCAGGCCCCACCGCGCCATGACGGGCGGGATCAATGCGGAAACGGTCGGGTGGCGCGGATCGCCCAGCGAATAATCGTACCGTCCCGACAACATCGGGTCGAGCACGAGAAGCAGCTTTCCGCCCTTGCGCACCCATTCGTCCAGCGCAGCATTGTCGGCCGGACTGATGCTTCGCGGCTGGATGATCGCAAGCCGCTCCATTCCCGCGAGGGGATTGGCCGGCGGCGCATCTGCCGAGGGGTCAATGTCCGCGCCGAGTGCATCGAGAGGCTGGATCAGATAGTGACGCTCGATCACCCCGCGCATCCACGGATGGGGTGCATCGCCCGAGGCAATCGTCGCCATATCGGCGCCCTCGCCCCAAT from Altererythrobacter epoxidivorans encodes the following:
- a CDS encoding division/cell wall cluster transcriptional repressor MraZ, giving the protein MLPPLFRKAVKESSDGRVLCLAKHERWNCLVGFGLSRKSELDAQLDREEERAIRMQLDFDRDMRAMQLFGFVEIPFDDSGRFIMPDHLRSLANVEDGLYFQGAGRFFTIWNPAELEAMGKDWESAQAACANLVAEANAKGQKKGASK
- the rsmH gene encoding 16S rRNA (cytosine(1402)-N(4))-methyltransferase RsmH, giving the protein MTGDAPHIPVLLDEVIQALDPKPGDVIVDATFGAGGYTRALLDRGATVHAFDRDPSAIAEGRGWTEARSTPPRLVLHPRRFSEMVDSLAEAGVAQVDGVAMDIGVSSMQLDQAERGFAFSADGPLDMRMSGEGMTAADFVNSADADEIADVLYEYGEERQSRRVARAIVAARPLETTGDLARVVRKALGHKPTDKKDPATRSFQAIRIHVNDELGELRTGLSAAEQMLRAGGRLAVVSFHSLEDRIVKRFLRDASQRGGGSRHMPQVETDPAAFEHVSKAIRPSQAEIDRNPRARSSTLRHAVRTAAPARKEAA